From a region of the Rhinolophus sinicus isolate RSC01 linkage group LG04, ASM3656204v1, whole genome shotgun sequence genome:
- the SAP18 gene encoding histone deacetylase complex subunit SAP18 has protein sequence MLAAGVGGQSERLAGHRRKMAVESRVTQEEIKKEPEKPIDREKTCPLLLRVFTTNNGRHHRMDEFSRGNVPSSELQIYTWMDATLKELTSLVKEVYPEARKKGTHFNFAIVFTDIKRPGYRVKEIGSTMSGRKGTDDSMTLQSQKFQIGDYLDIAITPPNRAPPPSGRMRPY, from the exons ATGCTAGCTGCAGGGGTCGGAGGTCAGAGCGAGCGTCTCGCGGGCCACAGGAGGAAGATGGCGGTGGAGTCGCGCGTCACCCAGGAGGAAATTAAGAAGGAGCCGGAGAAGCCGATCGACCGGGAGAAG ACGTGCCCGCTGCTGCTGCGCGTCTTCACCACCAACAACGGCCGCCATCACCGCATGGACGAGTTCTCCCGAGGGAACGTGCCGTCCAGCGAGCTGCAGATCTACACCTG gaTGGATGCAACCTTGAAAGAACTAACTAGTTTAGTGAAAGAAGTCTACCCAGAAGCTAGAAAGAAAGGCACACACTTCaattttgcaattgttttcacGGATATTAAAAGACCTGGCTATCG AGTAAAGGAGATTGGCAGCACCATGTCTGGGAGGAAGGGGACTGATGACTCCATGACCCTGCAGTCGCAGAAATTCCAGATAGGAGACTACCTGGACATAGCCATCACCCCCCCGAACCGGGCACCTCCTCCTTCAGGCCGCATGAGGCCATATTAA